The Vespula vulgaris chromosome 2, iyVesVulg1.1, whole genome shotgun sequence genome has a segment encoding these proteins:
- the LOC127072867 gene encoding uncharacterized protein LOC127072867: MEWFFSQNDCVYKPYRMYNDNSEIKGYCIPVGKTLPPCTPVVTVAARTKCVAVRIVISLLLLILIMAIVYRMSTRNLPNFNYRRRVPQNPRFDDALIDNLNQTLIPNSKLEQPDNANKPQETPDNLEEAVKTEEMDQ, encoded by the exons ATGGAGTGGTTTTTCTCGCAAAATGACTGCGTTTACAAACCATACCGAATGTACAACGATAACAGCGAAATCAAAGGATACTGTATTCCAGTCGGAAAAACTCTTCCTCCGTGTACACCAGTCGTAACCGTGGCGGCAAGAACGAAATGCGTCGCTGTACGAATCGTTATTTCGCTtctccttttaattttaataatggcCATCGTCTATCGAATGTCAACGAGAAATCTACCAAATTTCAATTATCGTCGAAGAGTCCCGCAAAATCCACGTTTCGATGATGCACTGATTGATAACTTAAATCAAACTTTGATTCCAAACTCGAAACTTGAACAACCTGACAACGCCAATAAGCCACAAGAAACTCCCGATAATCTTG AGGAAGCTGTAAAGACTGAAGAGATGgatcaataa
- the LOC127072849 gene encoding uncharacterized protein LOC127072849 isoform X1: MTNEGLKGYNMEFIKTDLLPEMVYNRCFCESGSREFVEFESAIVESLETPDHSIKPWELYRVKAVVRFSGEPVSFPLIVKLLPSSVQSENSFGRFQNEEMFYSKMISLYGKDLFPKCYASDMGRYGMPVIVLEDLTANEYEMIQEKRGMNEEELKLSLKTLGRFHGIGLRLKNEKFQLFREFYMKLSNTVLSKDLSEKSIDDNSLENSSLVKEMKKLWDNNIGENASETCTNVDDISCICHGDFSKRKVLFKREKNGTPIDVKMIDWQTMRYCSPAIELVIIFIMNIPTPSRDQRFLQEILTVYVDAVRSEYTSITCERLIEQLSSTSLDYFTLLLQKDTVNKEIVQQWIEFIQSFRDFLRD, from the exons ATGACGAACGAAGGATTAAAAGGATATAACATGGAGTTCATTAAAACGGATCTATTGCCGGAAATGGTTTATAATCGGTGTTTTTGCGAATCAGGTTCACGCGAATTCGTCGAATTCGAATCAGCTATCGTCGAATCACTCGAAACACCTGATCATTCGATAAAACCATGGGAATTGTATCGTGTCAAAGCCGTCGTAAGATTTTCTGGTGAACCAGTGAGTTTCCCTTTGATCGTGAAACTACTTCCATCGTCCGTTCAATCGGAAAACTCATTCGGGCGTTTTCAAAATGAAGAAATGTTTTACAGTAAAATGATTTCGTTGTATGGTAAAGATCTATTTCCAAAGTGTTACGCTTCGGACATGGGACGATACGGAATGCCGGTCATTGTACTCGAGGATTTAACTGCGAATGAATACGAAATGAttcaagaaaagagagggatgaacgaagaagaattgAAGTTATCTTTGAAAACTCTTGGAAGATTTCACGGGATCGGTTTgagattgaaaaatgaaaagttccAACTTTTCCGAGAATTTTACATGAAACTTTCGAATACCGTCCTTTCGAAGGATCTATCCGAGAA ATCCATCGATGATAATTCGTTGGAAAATTCATCGCtggtaaaagaaatgaagaaactgTGGGATAATAATATCGGGGAGAATGCGAGTGAAACTTGTACGAACGTCGATGATATTTCATGCATATGTCATGGTGATTTTTCCAAGAGGAAGGTGTTGTTCAAACGCGAGAAGAACGGTACTCCGATCGATGTGAAAATGATCGACTGGCAAACAATGAGATATTGCTCGCCTGCTATCGAACTCgttatcattttcatcatGAATATTCCGACGCCATCTCGAGATCAGCGTTTCCTTCAGGAAATATTGACGGTCTATGTTGACGCCGTTAGAAGTGAATATACCTCGATAACGTGTGAACGATTGATTGAACAGTTATCATCAACATCCTTAGactattttactttattactcCAAAAGGATACCGTGAATAAAGAGATAGTTCAACAATGGATAGAGTTTATTCAATCTTTTCGCGATTTTTTACGtgattaa
- the LOC127072849 gene encoding uncharacterized protein LOC127072849 isoform X2, producing MISLYGKDLFPKCYASDMGRYGMPVIVLEDLTANEYEMIQEKRGMNEEELKLSLKTLGRFHGIGLRLKNEKFQLFREFYMKLSNTVLSKDLSEKSIDDNSLENSSLVKEMKKLWDNNIGENASETCTNVDDISCICHGDFSKRKVLFKREKNGTPIDVKMIDWQTMRYCSPAIELVIIFIMNIPTPSRDQRFLQEILTVYVDAVRSEYTSITCERLIEQLSSTSLDYFTLLLQKDTVNKEIVQQWIEFIQSFRDFLRD from the exons ATGATTTCGTTGTATGGTAAAGATCTATTTCCAAAGTGTTACGCTTCGGACATGGGACGATACGGAATGCCGGTCATTGTACTCGAGGATTTAACTGCGAATGAATACGAAATGAttcaagaaaagagagggatgaacgaagaagaattgAAGTTATCTTTGAAAACTCTTGGAAGATTTCACGGGATCGGTTTgagattgaaaaatgaaaagttccAACTTTTCCGAGAATTTTACATGAAACTTTCGAATACCGTCCTTTCGAAGGATCTATCCGAGAA ATCCATCGATGATAATTCGTTGGAAAATTCATCGCtggtaaaagaaatgaagaaactgTGGGATAATAATATCGGGGAGAATGCGAGTGAAACTTGTACGAACGTCGATGATATTTCATGCATATGTCATGGTGATTTTTCCAAGAGGAAGGTGTTGTTCAAACGCGAGAAGAACGGTACTCCGATCGATGTGAAAATGATCGACTGGCAAACAATGAGATATTGCTCGCCTGCTATCGAACTCgttatcattttcatcatGAATATTCCGACGCCATCTCGAGATCAGCGTTTCCTTCAGGAAATATTGACGGTCTATGTTGACGCCGTTAGAAGTGAATATACCTCGATAACGTGTGAACGATTGATTGAACAGTTATCATCAACATCCTTAGactattttactttattactcCAAAAGGATACCGTGAATAAAGAGATAGTTCAACAATGGATAGAGTTTATTCAATCTTTTCGCGATTTTTTACGtgattaa